Proteins from a single region of Novosphingobium sp. CECT 9465:
- a CDS encoding isoprenylcysteine carboxylmethyltransferase family protein has product MTTRPSLPPSDVSAGVGLAGLAGLAFWVLVCRFWPAIADAFAFPGPHAVMDGPMAALCALLFSGAGMVGWSLIVDKVHRRASTGIDWSTPRPLRDILDISITKIAGLWATWALIGFAYCIARWYWRGQYVFAMEVLETAVPFLFLGAIPYVLWLDRVLVNPRDGAWHFGAMLIGREPWEPEEVRRHWLAWIVKGFFCAFMISIVPGGFGAVVRFDWSHAFHDPVELATLLIETMFMIDVQIAMVGYLVTMKPLDAQIRTANPHLGAWVAALMCYPPFILMGDGDVLDYRQNGAEWAYWLQGHTELLWLWAGALIFLTAVYAWATVAFGLRFSNLTYRGVLTNGPYAFTRHPAYLSKNAYWWLASLPFLVTSGSMVDAIRNTVILALVSAVYYWRARTEERHLLAEDAKYREYHAWMAQHGPITRSLRRLTSAITPRRPMAVQPAE; this is encoded by the coding sequence ATGACTACGCGCCCATCCCTTCCGCCGTCAGACGTCTCTGCAGGCGTTGGCCTTGCCGGTCTTGCAGGCCTTGCCTTCTGGGTGCTGGTCTGCCGCTTCTGGCCTGCGATTGCCGATGCATTCGCATTTCCCGGCCCTCATGCAGTTATGGACGGGCCGATGGCGGCGCTTTGCGCGCTGCTGTTCTCCGGCGCTGGTATGGTCGGCTGGTCGCTGATCGTGGACAAGGTTCACCGCCGCGCTTCCACCGGAATCGACTGGTCGACCCCGCGCCCTTTGCGCGATATCCTCGATATCTCGATCACCAAGATCGCCGGGCTGTGGGCGACATGGGCGCTGATCGGCTTCGCCTATTGCATCGCGCGCTGGTATTGGCGCGGGCAGTATGTGTTCGCGATGGAGGTGCTTGAAACGGCGGTCCCGTTCCTGTTCTTGGGCGCGATCCCTTATGTGCTGTGGCTCGACCGGGTTCTGGTAAACCCGCGTGATGGGGCATGGCATTTTGGCGCGATGCTGATCGGGCGCGAACCGTGGGAGCCTGAGGAAGTCAGGCGGCACTGGCTGGCGTGGATCGTCAAAGGCTTTTTCTGCGCCTTCATGATCTCGATCGTGCCCGGCGGCTTTGGCGCGGTTGTGCGCTTCGATTGGTCGCACGCGTTCCACGATCCGGTGGAACTGGCCACGCTGCTGATCGAAACGATGTTCATGATCGACGTGCAGATCGCCATGGTCGGCTATCTCGTCACGATGAAGCCGCTGGACGCGCAGATCCGCACCGCCAACCCGCACCTTGGCGCATGGGTGGCCGCGCTGATGTGCTACCCGCCGTTCATCCTGATGGGCGATGGCGATGTCCTCGATTATCGCCAGAACGGTGCAGAGTGGGCTTATTGGCTTCAGGGGCACACCGAATTGCTGTGGCTGTGGGCGGGCGCGCTGATCTTCCTGACGGCGGTCTATGCCTGGGCGACCGTCGCGTTCGGTCTGCGTTTCTCGAACCTCACCTATCGCGGTGTCCTGACCAACGGGCCTTATGCCTTCACGCGGCACCCGGCCTATCTGTCGAAGAATGCCTACTGGTGGCTGGCATCGCTACCGTTCCTCGTCACCAGCGGTTCAATGGTCGATGCGATCCGCAATACGGTGATCCTCGCGCTGGTCAGCGCGGTATATTACTGGCGCGCGCGAACCGAGGAGCGGCACTTGCTCGCCGAAGACG
- a CDS encoding PQQ-like beta-propeller repeat protein, translated as MKSAPTLRRAAVASVLVLALGLGGCGIIGGKDKAKTTPTVGQRTPILSKIEAGTKIDESIALTQVVLPAPEVNADFAQGGGNAAKSYGHVALGDSPRKAWSVGIKGSSSSRRLAASPVVGGGKLFVMDTEGMVHAFDAATGARAWATKVEAEKQNSSSTFGGGAAFDEGVVYVTNGVGEVAALNAADGAIKWRVKPAGPMRGSPTVAFGQVMVMTQDNQILALNAEDGAVLWNENASVGQTNVFGVAAPAAGQGTIVAGYSSGELVAYRYENGRQLWADALARTSIATSVSTLTDIDADPIIERGRVYALGQGGRMAAYELVTGQRIWELNLAGISTPAIAGDWIFTLTDESKLLCIAKANGKVRWMTELRRFRNEKKKKNPIFWTGPVLAGNRLWVANSRGEVMSVSVTDGTASKFTEVGSAVSLAPIVANQTLYILDDGGKITAFR; from the coding sequence ATGAAGTCTGCCCCCACCCTTCGCCGCGCTGCTGTTGCCAGTGTGCTGGTTCTCGCGCTGGGGCTGGGCGGCTGCGGCATCATTGGCGGCAAGGACAAGGCCAAGACCACGCCGACCGTGGGCCAGCGTACCCCGATCCTTTCAAAGATCGAAGCGGGCACCAAGATCGATGAATCGATTGCGCTGACGCAGGTTGTCCTCCCCGCACCGGAAGTGAACGCCGATTTCGCGCAGGGCGGCGGCAATGCTGCCAAGTCCTACGGTCATGTCGCGCTCGGCGATTCGCCGCGCAAGGCGTGGAGCGTCGGAATCAAGGGGTCCTCCTCTTCACGACGTCTCGCGGCCTCGCCGGTCGTCGGTGGCGGCAAGCTGTTCGTCATGGACACCGAAGGTATGGTTCACGCTTTCGATGCTGCGACCGGCGCGCGCGCATGGGCCACCAAGGTCGAAGCCGAAAAGCAGAATTCCAGCTCCACTTTCGGCGGCGGCGCAGCCTTCGATGAAGGCGTGGTCTATGTCACCAATGGCGTGGGCGAAGTGGCCGCGCTCAATGCCGCAGATGGTGCAATCAAGTGGCGGGTAAAGCCAGCCGGTCCAATGCGCGGTTCGCCCACAGTCGCGTTCGGGCAGGTCATGGTGATGACGCAGGACAATCAGATCCTTGCACTCAATGCCGAAGATGGCGCGGTTCTCTGGAACGAAAACGCCTCGGTCGGCCAGACCAACGTGTTTGGCGTGGCGGCTCCGGCTGCCGGGCAGGGCACCATCGTTGCGGGCTATTCGTCCGGTGAACTGGTCGCCTATCGTTACGAAAACGGCCGCCAGCTCTGGGCCGACGCGCTGGCGCGCACCAGCATCGCCACCAGCGTTTCCACGCTGACCGACATCGACGCCGATCCGATCATCGAACGCGGCCGCGTCTATGCTCTGGGGCAGGGCGGACGCATGGCCGCTTATGAACTCGTCACCGGCCAGCGCATCTGGGAACTCAATCTGGCAGGCATTTCCACTCCTGCCATTGCGGGCGACTGGATTTTCACGCTCACCGACGAATCGAAGCTGCTGTGCATCGCCAAGGCCAACGGGAAGGTCCGGTGGATGACCGAGCTGCGGCGCTTCAGGAATGAAAAGAAAAAGAAGAATCCGATCTTCTGGACCGGCCCGGTGCTTGCAGGCAATCGTCTGTGGGTTGCCAATTCGCGCGGCGAGGTGATGAGCGTATCGGTTACCGATGGCACGGCCAGCAAGTTCACCGAAGTCGGTTCTGCGGTCAGCCTCGCGCCGATCGTCGCCAACCAGACGCTCTACATTCTGGACGATGGCGGCAAGATCACCGCTTTCCGGTAA
- a CDS encoding tetratricopeptide repeat protein produces the protein MALRPDRPQTRSDQLAARGDGQGSPQGDAFLREVDDALREDQVFTALQRYGKPVGALIVAGLLGLAGWLWYQNHSNTVAGEQGEVLTKALDQLEARNLKGASGELAPLAKDSGDGYRATAKLLDAGILAEQGKTDEAAKAFAAVAADPDAPQVFRDLATIREVALTFDKIGPEKVIERLKPLAVPGNAWFASAGEVVGTAYLKQGKNDLAGALFGQIAKEKTAPDSLRRRARQMAGLLGVDAVEDVSETTLAAPAAQ, from the coding sequence TTGGCTCTCCGTCCCGACCGTCCGCAGACCCGTTCCGATCAGCTTGCCGCTCGCGGCGATGGGCAAGGCTCGCCACAGGGCGATGCCTTCCTGCGCGAGGTGGACGACGCGCTGCGCGAAGATCAGGTGTTCACTGCGCTGCAGCGCTATGGCAAGCCGGTGGGGGCCTTGATCGTCGCTGGCCTGCTCGGTCTTGCTGGCTGGCTCTGGTATCAGAACCACAGCAATACCGTGGCGGGCGAACAGGGCGAAGTGCTGACCAAGGCGCTCGACCAGTTGGAAGCGCGCAATCTCAAGGGCGCGTCGGGCGAACTGGCGCCGCTCGCCAAGGATAGCGGCGATGGCTACCGCGCCACTGCCAAGCTGCTCGACGCGGGCATTCTGGCAGAGCAGGGCAAGACCGACGAAGCCGCCAAGGCATTTGCAGCGGTAGCCGCCGATCCCGATGCGCCGCAAGTTTTTCGCGATCTGGCAACGATCCGCGAAGTGGCGCTCACCTTTGACAAGATTGGCCCTGAAAAGGTGATCGAACGGCTCAAGCCGCTGGCCGTGCCGGGCAATGCCTGGTTCGCCAGCGCGGGCGAGGTGGTGGGCACGGCCTACCTCAAGCAGGGCAAGAACGATCTTGCCGGCGCGCTGTTCGGCCAGATCGCCAAGGAAAAGACCGCCCCGGATTCGCTGCGCCGCCGCGCCCGCCAGATGGCCGGGCTGCTTGGCGTCGACGCTGTCGAGGATGTGAGCGAAACCACGCTGGCAGCGCCAGCGGCACAATGA